The segment CTGATTCACGTCTGAATTCTGCACTGAAATTTCGTTTTTTCATTAAGGCACCTGTGTTGTTCTGAGGTGAGCATATCACCTCTGTTCAGGTGGCCAAATTTATTAAACCACTACAATCACAATATGTTCAGAGCGTGAACTGATTTGCCCAGATACAAAATTGGTTTGGCTCATATCTGCCGTTTGTTTATCCCAACGACGGGTAAAGCTCGGTTCAATGGATAAGCTCTTGGCAGTTTCAATCCCATTAACGCTTTCTGTTAAGAATGAGGTATTCACCGCAATATTGGCAAACTGTTGCTGAGCCGCAGCTTCAATTTTCGGTGTTAGCCACCATGCGACCAATAAATAACAGGGAATAGAACAGAGGAAAAGTAAGGTGAGGGTGCCGGAAAGCAAGTTCATCACATAGATGAAGACGAACAAAAACAGAACATCGACACATAACGTGAAAAAGCTACTGGTCAAGAATTCTCGGATAGTTTCCAATTCTTTAACTCGAGTAACAATGGCACCAATTTGTCGATTTTTAAAAAATGAAATAGGTAGGTGCAATAAGTGATTAACTAACTTTAATCCTAACGTCATATCGATACGATTAACGGTATGATTATAAATATATTCCCGTAGCCCTTTTAATATAACCTCAATAATCGCAGCGACGATTAAACCGAAAATTAAAACATCCAAGGTGGATAAACTATTATGAATAAGCACTTTATCCATAATAACCTGCATCACAATGGGGGAGGCTAGCGCTAATATTTGTAAAATAAAAGAGAAAACCAATACCCAAGTGATGATTTTGCGGTACTTCATAAATTCCGCTTGGAACCATGAAATATCGAATTTCCCTTGTTTCACTTTGACGTGAAGCCAATCCCCATTCCAATTTTTTTGTAGCTCTTCATGGCTCCATATTTCAGGTGTAGGATGACCAAAACGCTGAATGAGCACTTGTTCTTGATTATGATTAGCCAGCAGAAAAGCGTGACCATCATTATCATAAAGAATGGCGGGTGACGGTAGTTTTGCAATGCCTTTATCGCGCCGATGCTTATTCTTGCATTTAATCTGATAATTATCTTTTATTGTTTTAATATAATTTTGAAATTGATTTATATTCTCTATTTTCTGTTTGAAATCATCATAATCAATTTCGCCAGAAAGTTTTGCAATAACGCCAATAAAATATAATGTTGATTGTGTTTTGACACTTTCCATTGTGTATATTCATCATCCTGTATATTTAATAATGTCTGTGTATATATCGATTTGAAAAATATGATTATTTAATCGAGGTAGATAATACAGTCATCATAATTACAAGTGTATTGAAGTTCGTCTTATTATTTGAATATGAATATATTTAATGGATGTGTTTTATCCTGATATTGACGATTTGAATATTCAATATCAGGATTGCGGGAGTCAATGCGGTTAGATCAGTCAGGAATAGCTAAAAAGCGGTGAATCGCTCGTAATACATGCTCTGGTTTTTCGGCATGAACCCAATGTCCGGCATCGGCAACCACCCAAGCTTTGGCTTGAGGAAACTGTGTAGCAATGTCGTCGCGGTATTCGGCTTGCACATAGGGCGAATTTCCGCCGGGGATCAGTAACACGGGTTTATCCCATTTTGGCACAGTTTTCCAACCGATGATTTTTTCATAGTTAGCTTTGATTGCCGAAAGATTGAATTTCCACTCACCTTGTTTAAAGGATTTTAGTAAGAATTGAATGACACCTTCTTCGGGAATGAATTCGCGCATAATGCCGCTAGCCTCTTGGCGGGTTTTAGCGTGCGCTTGAGTTGTTGCTTCTAGCGCAGCAATAATTTCGTCATGGCGGCGAACGTTGTAAGCGACAGGTGCGATATCGATGGCCACAATTTTTTCGATGAAATCAGGCGCTATCTCACTGGCTGCCATGGCAATTTTGCCCCCCATGGAGTGCCCAATAAGAATGGCATTGTGGTAACCAAGGGATTTTACGAGCGAAATCACATCTTCGGCCATCTGTTGGTATTCCATTTCGTTAGAACGAAATGAGTCACCATGATTGCGTACATCGATTTGAATAGTATCGAAATAATTTTGTAAATCACGACCTAAAACGCCTAAATTATTCAGGTCACCAAAGAGTCCATGGATCAAAACGACGGGGGTGACGGTGATCGGATTTTCAGGTTTATGGATTGTATAATTGAGTAATTCGGTCATATTTGGACTACGATTGATATTGTTTGCCAGATTGGTGACTTATCATGGCATGGTGATGCTAAAAAACCAAATCTGTATAATCAGAACAAGGTAACCTACTGAAATCCCATGAAACTTAACTCGTTGTTTGTTTTAAGTTATTGAAATTTTAATTGTTTTGTTTTTTTTAATTCTGGCTTATAATCTGGCGCGAATTTTAGTTTAAGAAAGTACTGGGAAAAAATGAAAACGATAGAAGTTGATGAAGAGCTTTACCGCTATATTGCAAGT is part of the Providencia zhijiangensis genome and harbors:
- the ybfF gene encoding esterase, with product MTELLNYTIHKPENPITVTPVVLIHGLFGDLNNLGVLGRDLQNYFDTIQIDVRNHGDSFRSNEMEYQQMAEDVISLVKSLGYHNAILIGHSMGGKIAMAASEIAPDFIEKIVAIDIAPVAYNVRRHDEIIAALEATTQAHAKTRQEASGIMREFIPEEGVIQFLLKSFKQGEWKFNLSAIKANYEKIIGWKTVPKWDKPVLLIPGGNSPYVQAEYRDDIATQFPQAKAWVVADAGHWVHAEKPEHVLRAIHRFLAIPD
- a CDS encoding ABC transporter transmembrane domain-containing protein, whose translation is MESVKTQSTLYFIGVIAKLSGEIDYDDFKQKIENINQFQNYIKTIKDNYQIKCKNKHRRDKGIAKLPSPAILYDNDGHAFLLANHNQEQVLIQRFGHPTPEIWSHEELQKNWNGDWLHVKVKQGKFDISWFQAEFMKYRKIITWVLVFSFILQILALASPIVMQVIMDKVLIHNSLSTLDVLIFGLIVAAIIEVILKGLREYIYNHTVNRIDMTLGLKLVNHLLHLPISFFKNRQIGAIVTRVKELETIREFLTSSFFTLCVDVLFLFVFIYVMNLLSGTLTLLFLCSIPCYLLVAWWLTPKIEAAAQQQFANIAVNTSFLTESVNGIETAKSLSIEPSFTRRWDKQTADMSQTNFVSGQISSRSEHIVIVVV